The genome window AGTTATGTTACTCGTTCTGGGTGTACTACTAGTTATTGTTACCATTTTGTCTAAAGCCGTTGGTGGACAACCGGCAGCTGGCCAAGAAGGTACTTCGTTCGTTACAGGCCTCCGTAAAAATCTGGCGGCAGCTGCTGGGAACAGCACGCTTCGGTCAATTGTTATCTGGCTTTTTGTTTTTATCGTTGTAAAACAGACGGTGGATGGTGCGTATAGTGTCGGCGTTCAGCAAGGCTATGCACCAAAGCAACCTATTGCTTTCTCGCACAAGTTACATGCTGGCCAATACCAGATCGACTGTAACTATTGTCACGTTGGTGTGAACAAAGGAAAGTCAGCTACTATTCCTTCTGCTAACATCTGTATGAATTGCCACGGCGTGATTAAAAAAGAATCACCGGAAATTCAGAAAATTTATCAGGCTATTGAGTCTGATACGCCCGTTGAGTGGATTCGTGTTCACAATTTGCCTGACTTGGCTTACTTCAATCACGCACAACACGTGAATGTTGGTGGTGTACAATGCCAGTCTTGTCACGGAGAAGTGGAAACAATGGAAGTAATGGAGCAGCGCTCTTCACTGACGATGGGGTGGTGTATTGACTGCCACCGTAAAACAGAAGTGAACACAAAAGGCAATGCTTATTACGACAAGTTAGTAGCACTCCACAACAAAAGCTCGAAAGAACCTTTACGTGTTGCAAACATCGGTGGTCTGGAGTGTTCAAAATGCCACTATTAATCCAAGCTTGAACCATTCATAATTGATTGATCTGATTATCAGGCCTATATGGAAAATACTACAAAACGGTATTGGAGAGGACTTGAAGAACTGCGGAACGAAGAATCGTTTGTAAAGAACGCACATAAAGAGTTTTCTGATACCAATCTTGATAAACCTGCCGAATCTGAAAGCATTGTCGACGGAATCGGTAGTGATCGTCGGGATTTCTTAAAAGTACTGGGTTTTGGTATGGCTGCTGTTTCTTTGGCTGCCTGCGATGCGCCCGTAAGAAAAGCAATACCTTATATTAATAAGCCGGAAACTATATTTCCGGGAATTGCTGATTACTATGCTTCTACTTATAGTGAAGGTGGTGATTATGTGCCTGTTTTGGTGAAAACCCGTGAAGGACGACCCATCAAAATTGAAGGGAACACTTCATCAACAATTACTAAAGGAGGAACTTCAGCTCGGGTTCAGGCGTCTGTATTGTCATTGTACGATATTGATAAACTAAAAGGACCTAAACGCGGCGAAGCTGATATTGACTGGAATACGGCGGATAAAGACATTTTGGCATTGCTTCAGCGGGGCGGCGCTATTCGAATCGTTTCTCCAACGATTTTGAGTCCTTCTACAAAAGCCGTTATTGCCTCATTTATTGCTAAATATCCAACAGCTACTCACATTCAGTACGATGCTAACTCAGTATCTGGGCTGATTCAGGCTAACCAGCTATCATTCAATCAGGCAGTTGTGCCTTCTTATGATTTTAGCAAAGCCAGAACGATTGTAAGCATTGGAGCTGATTTCTTAGGAACTTGGATTGCTCCTTTGGAGTATACAGATCAATACGTAGCAACTCGTAAAGTAGGTGCTAATGCTGGTAACAGAACTGATATGTCAAGACATTATCAGTTTGAGACGGGCTTGTCCATGACGGGCTCGAACGCCGATTACCGGTCTGCTATCAAACCTTCACAAGAAGGTTTAGTTGTGGCTAGCCTCTATAATAAAGTTGCTGCGAAGTTAGGTGGTGCTGCTATCAGCGCACCTGCTATTGACATTCCTTACTTAGACAAAGCAGCCACTGATCTAGCGGCCTCTCGGGGTGCTTCATTGGTTGTATCAGGTTCAAATGATCCAAACGTCCAAGTACTTGTTAATGCACTGAATAGTCTGCTCAACAGCTATGGGTCTACCATTGACCTGAACCGTCCGGCTTATTATCGTCAAGGGAATGATGCTGCAATGAACCGGTTCGTTGACGAAGTTAAGGGTGGACAAGTTCAGGGGGTTATTTTCTACGGAGCTAATCCCGTATATGATCACCCACGGGGTACAGAATTAAAAGATGCCTTATCACGAGTAGCCTTATCTGTATCTTTTTCAGATCGGGCTGACGAGACTGCATCACTTTGTAAATATATTTGCCCTACACCGCATTATCTGGAGTCTTGGGATGATGCTTCGCCAAAAGCAGGTTTTTATAGCCTGACACAGCCAACCATTAATTTGATTTTCAAAACTCGTCAACCACAAGTTTCTTTGTTGAAATGGGCTGGTCTGAACACGAGTTATGAAGCTCAAATTAAGAATTACTGGCGTTCAACGGTTTATCCGCAGGCAGGTAGCAGCCTTTCATTTGAACAATTTTGGGTTCAAGCACTGCATGAAGGTGTTTTCGAATCAAAAACTGCTCAAGCTGCATCTGGAGCTACATTTAATCAAGCTGCTGTTGCAACCGCTGCCGCTGGTGTAGCCAGACGGTATAAAGCAAATGCTACTGGCTTCGAGCTTTCGTTGTACGAAAAAGTAAGCTTAGGAACTGGCGCCATGGCTAATAACCCGTGGCTTCAGGAAATGCCAGATCCAGTATCGAAGGCTTGCTGGGATAACTACGCTTGTATTTCACAAAAGACAGCAAAAGAACTTGGCGTTAAGCAGAATGATCTGGTTTCTATTGAAGTGACTGGTAAACCTGCTGTTGAATTGCCAGTTTTAGTTCAACCAGGACAAGCCGACAATACGGTATCAGTTGCGATTGGTTACGGACGCGAAAAGGCTGGAAAATCAGCTAACGGCGTAGGTAAAAATGCATATAGCTTAGCATCAGTTACGAATGGTTATTTGACATTTGCAGCAGATGTAAAAGTTAGCAAAGCTAGTGGAAGCCGCGAGATTGCGCAGACACAAACCCACGATACTGTAATGGGGCGTCGGGCAGTTCTCCAAGAGACGGTATTAGCTGCTTACAAGAAAGACAAAAAAGCGGGTCGCTACTTCCCGAAAGTTGAAACTTCGGAAGGGGCGGTTAAGCCTACTGATATTAGCTTGTGGGATGGTTACGCAAAGCCAAACCATTCGTGGGGAATGGTTATTGACCTGAACTCTTGTACGGGTTGTGGTGCTTGTGTTATTGGTTGCCAGGCTGAAAATAACATTCCGGTTGTTGGTCGCCAGGAGGTAATCAACCGACGTGAAATGCACTGGATTCGTATTGACCGCTATTATAGCAGCGATGCAGATCCTGAAGATTGGAAAGCGATTGAGATTGCTTCGGCAAACCCAGAGGTTACTTTCCAACCGATGCTGTGCCAACACTGTTCAAATGCTCCGTGTGAGACCGTATGTCCAGTATTAGCAACAACACACAGCACAGAAGGGTTAAACCAAATGACGTACAACCGTTGTATTGGTACGCGTTATTGCGCGAACAACTGCCCATACAAAGTGCGTCGTTTCAACTGGTTTAAGTACTTTGATAACGATAACTTCGATTACCATTATAACAACGATCTTGGTAAAATGGTAATTAACCCGGATGTGACTGTTCGCTCACGGGGGGTTATTGAAAAATGTTCATTCTGTGTACAACGGATTCAGGATGGTAAACTGGTTGCTAAGAAAGAGCGCAGAAGACCATATCCAGATGAAATTCAGGTAGCTTGTGCACAAGCATGTCCTACAGGTGGTATTGTTTTTGGTGACATGAACGATCCAGAAAGCTCAATTTCTAAACTGCTGAAAGAAGAGAAAGAAGGACGGGCCTTCCAGGTTCTGGAGGAAATCAACGTACGGCCACAAATTTCTTATCTGACGAAAATTCGGAATAAGGATGAAGCACCAAAACCAGTTGCCCATCAGGAACCTAAGCAAGAAGCTTAAATAACTTCTTTAGATTCAGATTAGTAATTAGTCAATGTACAGCATTCAACTTTTATAACCCATGCACGTTACATCACCCGTAAGAACCCCTCTAGTAACCGGGGGTAAAACATACGCCGACGTAACGGAGGATATCTGCCGCCAGGTAGAAGGCAAGCCAACCCGTGAATGGACCATTGCGTTTGCTATCTCCTTTATCGTCTTAATTTATGGAACGGCTTGCGTCTTCTGGACCTGGTGGGAAGGACTAGGTGTTTGGGGATTGAATAAAACAATCGGCTGGGCCTGGGATATCACAAACTTTGTGTGGTGGGTCGGTATCGGTCACGCCGGTACGCTGATTTCAGCCATTCTTTTGTTGTTCCGGATGAAATACCGGACGTCGATCAACCGGGCTGCTGAAGCCATGACGATCTTCGCCGTTATTTGCGCCGCAACATTTATCCTAATGCACATGGGCCGCCCCTGGATGGCTCACTGGGCGCTACCTTTGCCGAATGCCTTTGGTTCTTTGTGGGTTAACTTTAACTCACCACTGGTATGGGACGTTTTTGCAATTAGTACTTATTTCACCGTATCACTCGTTTTCTGGTACATTGGACTTGTTCCTGACCTAGCTACGATTCGCGACCGGGCAACTAGCAAAGTATCACGCTATATTTATGGTGTGTTCTCGCTAGGCTG of Tellurirhabdus bombi contains these proteins:
- a CDS encoding TAT-variant-translocated molybdopterin oxidoreductase; this encodes MENTTKRYWRGLEELRNEESFVKNAHKEFSDTNLDKPAESESIVDGIGSDRRDFLKVLGFGMAAVSLAACDAPVRKAIPYINKPETIFPGIADYYASTYSEGGDYVPVLVKTREGRPIKIEGNTSSTITKGGTSARVQASVLSLYDIDKLKGPKRGEADIDWNTADKDILALLQRGGAIRIVSPTILSPSTKAVIASFIAKYPTATHIQYDANSVSGLIQANQLSFNQAVVPSYDFSKARTIVSIGADFLGTWIAPLEYTDQYVATRKVGANAGNRTDMSRHYQFETGLSMTGSNADYRSAIKPSQEGLVVASLYNKVAAKLGGAAISAPAIDIPYLDKAATDLAASRGASLVVSGSNDPNVQVLVNALNSLLNSYGSTIDLNRPAYYRQGNDAAMNRFVDEVKGGQVQGVIFYGANPVYDHPRGTELKDALSRVALSVSFSDRADETASLCKYICPTPHYLESWDDASPKAGFYSLTQPTINLIFKTRQPQVSLLKWAGLNTSYEAQIKNYWRSTVYPQAGSSLSFEQFWVQALHEGVFESKTAQAASGATFNQAAVATAAAGVARRYKANATGFELSLYEKVSLGTGAMANNPWLQEMPDPVSKACWDNYACISQKTAKELGVKQNDLVSIEVTGKPAVELPVLVQPGQADNTVSVAIGYGREKAGKSANGVGKNAYSLASVTNGYLTFAADVKVSKASGSREIAQTQTHDTVMGRRAVLQETVLAAYKKDKKAGRYFPKVETSEGAVKPTDISLWDGYAKPNHSWGMVIDLNSCTGCGACVIGCQAENNIPVVGRQEVINRREMHWIRIDRYYSSDADPEDWKAIEIASANPEVTFQPMLCQHCSNAPCETVCPVLATTHSTEGLNQMTYNRCIGTRYCANNCPYKVRRFNWFKYFDNDNFDYHYNNDLGKMVINPDVTVRSRGVIEKCSFCVQRIQDGKLVAKKERRRPYPDEIQVACAQACPTGGIVFGDMNDPESSISKLLKEEKEGRAFQVLEEINVRPQISYLTKIRNKDEAPKPVAHQEPKQEA
- a CDS encoding c-type cytochrome, with amino-acid sequence MAQDAAAPAGGGADVEKGKQLFTNQCQQCHAVTDEKVIGPGLKDITKRRDEAWLIKWIHNPQAVISSGDAYAVALYNQYQPTIMQSFPDLSEDDIRGILAYIESAGQPAVEAAPTGSAAATAGAAPAASNESPSGLFTFVLVALLVVMLLVLGVLLVIVTILSKAVGGQPAAGQEGTSFVTGLRKNLAAAAGNSTLRSIVIWLFVFIVVKQTVDGAYSVGVQQGYAPKQPIAFSHKLHAGQYQIDCNYCHVGVNKGKSATIPSANICMNCHGVIKKESPEIQKIYQAIESDTPVEWIRVHNLPDLAYFNHAQHVNVGGVQCQSCHGEVETMEVMEQRSSLTMGWCIDCHRKTEVNTKGNAYYDKLVALHNKSSKEPLRVANIGGLECSKCHY